Genomic window (Pradoshia sp. D12):
TGACCCGGCAAGCTGGTCGCTAATTGCTAATATTGATGAAGAAACCCGTGAAAACAAGTGGTCTGTTGAAATCCCTTATGCTTTAAGTATCTTAGCCTATAATAGCTTTGAGGGATCTGTAGAAGGAATGAATACACTCCAGGAGAAATACACAGAGCTTTATGGTGAAGGCGATTATATCCCGCCGGTAGGAGCTGTTTATTGGAGCTTCCGCATTATGGTTTTCGCTGGTGCTATTATTATGGGCTTAGCAGCCTTAGGACTATTATTTATCAAGAAAAATAACCTAATAAATCAATCACTCTATTTAAAAGCAATGGTTGGAGCAATAGCCCTTCCTTTTATCGCCAATACAGCTGGCTGGATTATGACTGAAATTGGCCGGCAGCCTTGGACAGTCTTTGGATTATATACGACTGCACAGTCCGTATCCCCTAATGTTACTGCAGGACAGCTGTTAACATCGATTATTGTATTTTTGGGGGCCTATACTGTTCTTGCTGTCGTATTAATCACTCTTATTGTGAAACAAATTAAAAAAGGACCATACCAAACCACTGATACAAAACCAGATGTAGATTTATTTGACAAGGAGGCCTTTGGAGCATGAGTCTAAATGAGTTATGGTTTATCCTTGTAGCTGTTTTATTTATTGGTTTCTTTATTCTTGAAGGCTTTGACTTTGGCGTGGGAATGTCCACTCGTTTTCTCGCGCGTAATCAAAAAGAGCGGGATCAGTTGGTTTCTACCATCGGGCCTTTCTGGGATGCAAACGAAGTATGGTTGATTACTGCAGGCGGTGCTATTTTTGCGGCATTCCCTGAATGGTACGCAACCATGTTCAGTGGGTACTATCTACCATTTGTTTTATTCCTGCTGGCCTTAATTGTACGAGGAGTTGCTTTTGAATTCAGACATAAAGTCCATGAAAAGTGGATCAGTTTCTGGGATTGGATGATATTTGTCGGCAGTATAATACCTGCTTTTGTATTGGGTGTTCTTTTTACTAGCCTTGTACGTGGAATGCCAATTGATGCATCCAAAAATATGTATGCTAGCTTTGGAGATTACTTTGACCCCTACTCCATTGTTGGCGGAATCGCGATGATTGTGTTATGCCTTGTGCATGGTTTAACATTCATCGGCATTCGGACAGAGGGGCAGATTCGTGATCGTGCACGTTCTTTAGTATCAAAAATATATTTAATTCTATTAGCAGGTCTTATAGTTTTCGCCGTACTAACCTATACAATGACAGACTTATTTGAAGTACGGCCGCTCGCTACACCATTATTCCTGCTCGGTGCAGTTGTAACAACCGTATTAGGTTATGTATTCTCAGCAAAGAAAAGGGAAGCTTTAGCCTTCACTATGACGGCTTCAACTATGCTATTTACTGTTACGATGTTATTTGTTGGTCTGTTCCCAAGAGTAATGGTCAGTTCAATTAGTTCCGAATATAACTTAACTATATTGAATGCTTCCAGTGGACCATATACCCTTAAGGTGATGACCATCGTAGCATTAATATTACTTCCCTTCGTTCTTGGCTATCAAATATGGAGCTACTATGTATTCAGAAAGCGTATTTCTGATAAGGAACCGGTGAGTCATTAATGATAAACAAAGAGATTTTAACTATAAAAGGAATAAAGAGCACCATGACATTCCTATTCGTGATTTCTTTATTACAGGGGATTGCCATTATTATTCAGGCCATCTACCTTGCTGAAGGGATTACAAACTTATTTAATGGGGAAAAGCTGTCTGAACAGCTTATCCCCTTCCTTTTATTCGTATTAGCTTTTTTGGTACGCCACCTTTTGACTTTTATTCGTGATAAATGGATGGATCGCTTTGCCTCCGAATCAGGGACAGCGATGCGAAAAGAATTATTGAAGAAATTATTTGAATTGGGTCCTCGATTCACCCAATCCGAAGGGACAGGAAGCTTAGTAACAATGGCTTTAGAAGGTGTTTCCCAGGTTGAAACGTATTTAAAGCTTTTCTTGCCCAAGATGATGAGTATGTTCCTGATTCCTCTGTTAATTGTAGGGTTTATGCTGACGCTTGATTTGACTTCTGCGGGAATTGTAATCATTGTACTCCCTATTCTTTTATTCTTTATGGCTATGCTTGGGATTGCAGCAAAGCGTAAGGCTGATAAACAATATGAATCCTATCAAGTCCTTTCCAACCATTTTGTTGATTCCTTACGTGGCTTGGAAACTTTACGACTTCTGGGCTTAAGTAAAAAGTACGATCGAAATATCAAAAACGTAAGTGAACGTTACCGAAAAGCAACGATGGGGACACTGCGAATTGCATTCCTTTCAACATTCGCGCTCGATTTCTTCACCTCCCTTTCAGTCGCTATTGTCGCCTTATTCCTGGGTGTTCGGCTTATGGAAGGTGCAATTTTATTAGGACCGGCACTTACGGTATTAATCCTTGCTCCTGAATACTTTTTACCGATTCGGGACTTCGGAACAGATTACCACGCTACTTTAGACGGAAAAAACAGTATGTCTGCTATTCAACGGATTATTAATTGGCCGCTTGATCTAAAACAAAAACAAAATACAACATTCTCTACTTGGTCAAATCAGGATTCCTTAACCATTAGCAACTTGACAGTCCAACACATGGAATCCAATCAATCCGCTTTGAATGATCTATCATTTTCATGGAAGGGATACGGAAAAATCGGTATTATTGGCGCAAGCGGTGCCGGAAAATCTACCTTAATTGATGTACTGGGCGGATTTTTAAACCCTACATCCTGCACAGTTACTATTAACAATCATTCCTATTCCTCTTTTAAAGAAATGAGCTGGCAGGATCAATTGCTATATATTCCACAGCATCCTTATCTATTTAATGATACTGTGCGAAACAATATTACATTTTACACTCCAAACGCCAGTGAAGAGGAAATTCAGTTGGCTATTGATCGAGCAGGATTAAAAGAAGTTGTTGATTCCCTACCAAATGGATTGGATGAACAGATTGGAGAAAGCGGTCGTATGCTGAGTGGCGGTCAGGAACAACGAGTTGCTTTAGCACGGGCATTCCTTGATAAAAATAGAAAAATTCTCTTGTTTGATGAGCCAACTGCTCACCTTGATATAGAGACGGAATATGAATTAAAGCAAAATATCGTTCCTTTATTTGACGATCATCTTGTATTCTTTGCGACTCATCGACTTCATTGGATGACAGACATGGACCAAATTATTGTTTTAGATCAAGGGCGTATCGTTGAAATCGGAAGTCATGAGGAGCTATTAAAAAAAGAAGGCCATTATTATCAATTAATTAAAGAACACTTAGGGGGAAATGAGGTGCACCATGGCTAAGAAAAAAGACTCTATCTCCATTCTCAATAACTCGTGGGTTGGTCCTTATTTATCCCAAAATAAGTGGCTCTTAACTATCGTAATTGTACTTGGTGTTGGCACATTCTTTAGCGCAGGTGCTTTAATGTTTACATCTGGCTATTTAATATCCAAATCTGCCACTTTACCAGAAAACATCCTCCTTGTGTATGTACCGATTGTCTTGGTAAGGCTGTTTGGAGTATCAAGGCCAGCCTTTCGTTATGCTGAACGCTTAAGCAGCCATAGCCTTGTTTTAAAAATACTATCGAGTATGCGGGTCCGTTTATATAGAGCACTTGAACCAGATGCTTTAGATTTCAAATCCCGATATAAAACCGGCGATTTGCTTGGTGTGATGGCTGATGATATTGAGCATCTTCAAGATTTATATATTAAGACAATCTTTCCATCTATCATAAGCATCGGTTTATATATGTTAATTGTCTTGGCATTAGGATTCTTTTCTATTCCTTTTGCGCTTCTAATGTTTCTATTGTTATTCGTCCTGATTATTTTGTTTCCTCTCGTATCACTATTAGTGACGCGTGCAAGACATGCACAAATGAAAAATGCAAGAAACGGACTATATCAATCTCTGACAGATGCTGTTATGGGAATTGGCGATTGGATGATTAGTGGCAGACAGTCCGATTTTATCGAACGTTATGAAAAAGATGAAAAAAAGGTTGATGTACTTGAAGCAAAGATCAATCTATTTCAACGAAAACGTAATTTTCTCTTTCAAGCTGTCATATTGGTTATTATTGTGGCACTTGCCTGCTGGATTACCTTACAGGTAGAAGCCGGACAATTCTCTCCTATTTGGATTGCAGCTTTTATTCTAGTAGTGTTCCCATTAGTCGATGCTTTCGCCCCATTATCCGATGCTGTTAGCCAGGTCTCCAGTTATAAAAGTTCATTGGAGCGAATGAATGGCTTACAGGAAGAAAAAGAATTAATAGGATTAACAAACAATGAAAACACGAGCGAATTTGATGATTTGAAGGCACAAACTGCATTGCCTATCACCTTTAATCAGATTAGTTTTTCTTATTCTTCTATTGACGAGAAGGTATTGAATAATTTAAACTTTACCATTCAGCCTGGCGAAAAAATTGCGATGCTGGGTAAAAGCGGAGCGGGGAAAAGTACAATCGTAAAGCTTTTATTAGGTGCATATAAACCTAATCAAGGAAAAATCAGTATAGGAAATAAAGATATTTCTCTTTTAGATTCTCGAATTACAAGCTTCATTTCTGTACTCCATCAGAAACCACATTTATTTGATACAACCGTTATGAATAATATACGGCTGGGCAATCCAAATGCTTGCGATGAAGAGGTATATGAAGCTGCTAAATTAGTTAGGATGCATGATTATATTGAATCTCTTCCAAATGGGTATCAAACGCGTATGCATGAATTGGGAGGGCGTTTTTCAGGCGGAGAACGTCAGCGTATTGCGCTTGCGAGAATACTTTTACAAAAAAATCCGATTGTTATTCTAGATGAACCAACTGTCGGTCTTGATTCGCAAACCGAACGCAGCCTCCTTGAAACCATATTTAAGACGTTAAATGGTAAAACAATGATCTGGATTACCCATCACTTAATGGGTGTGGAAAAAATGGATAGAGTTCTGTTTCTTCAAGACGGGGAAATCAGTATGAACGGTTCTCATGAAGAACTTCTTCAAATGATGCCCCATTATACAAAACTATATAAATTGGATATGCCACAGCTAAATAATTAAAAACAAAAGCGCTTGAGACATATACCCGTCATCAAGCGCTTTGTTTTTATTCTGCTGGCAATTTCTCAGCTTGGTTCCAATTTACCAGGCCATCGTCTTCATCGAATTCGATCATGACATCAACAACGCCCTTTTCCGCTAAGATTTGCTTTTTAAGACGATCTTTAATATCGTCCATATCGGCAACCGTTAAAGACAGATCAATTTCGACACAGACTTCTACATGAAAATCCTCGCCCTCTTTAATTACGACTACCTTCTGAACATCCTTGATATCTTTATCAAGAAGAACCAGATCGCCAATATATTGCTCCATCAGTTCATCAGCTTCACCAAGGGCACCTGCTGCATTGTCGAAGAATACTTTACCAACTACAAATAACATCATCATGCCGATAAGAATGGAGGCAATTCCTTCAGCTGCGTGTAGGTTTGTTAAATGTGATATGACAATCGCGATGATCGCTAAAACCCCACCTGAAGTAGCAACTAGGTCTTCCAAAAACACTAGCCTAGTTGCAGGCTTCGCTTTACCAAAATAGGTGAAGCTTTTATATAAGAAAGACAAGCCTTTCGCTTCCACTCCGACTTCATGCATAATTTCCTTCATTGCTTTAACTAAAACAAAAACTTCGAGAATTACACTGATGGCTAAAACACCGATACTCACCCAAAAATAACTAGATTCACTAGGGTGTAAAATATGCATATATCCTTCTTTTATCGTTTCATAAGACATGATTCCTACTATTAATACCGCTCCCAAAAGAACCAAATTTACCAAGCGGCCAAATCCATTGGGAAAACGTTCGGTCGGTGCTTTTTTACTTAACGCTGACCCAATAAACACAAAGAATTGGTTAGCTGAATCTCCCAAACTATGAAGTGTCTCCGCGAATAATGCCACATTACCAGTAAACATATAAGCTGCACCTTTAATAATAGATATCACTAAGTTGACGATTGCTGCTGTAATTGCGCTTGTATTTCCTTTTTTTAGTAACTGAAATAATTCACCCATAGACCCTACTCCTTCAATTCAAAATAGATACATGCAGATAGAAAAACTAGATATGTAAAGATTAGGCTAGCCTCTGTAATGAAAACTAGTAAGCTATTCCATTAAGACGAGGATTTTAAAAAAATATAAAACATTTTGGATCACACTTCATTTAATTCCTATGTTTGAATTTTCTTCTTCACCTCCTAATCCCTTATCTGTTAATCTCAATTATCTCATCATTTTATTCCCCATCTCTAGTGTATTTACACTAATTTTGAAGAAACAATAATCCAAATGAATTTATTGGTGCTTTTTACTGGATTTATGATCAACACCGGCGTATAGTTACCTAGGTAACTATATTCGAGGTGGTGGTACAATTGTCTATTTCCGGGCACCAGTATTTTTTTCATCAATATTTGCAGACAGCTCGATTATTTACAAAACGATTGAATGATCAATTAGCCAAGCATGATTTATTCCACTCACAATGGGCTATTATTTATTATTTAAAGCACTATGGACCTTCCACCCTCGTGGATATTAGTAATTATTTGAATGTGGAAAAACCCACTATTACAAGAACCGTTACCAGACTGCAAGAGCGGGATATTATCGAGCAGATTCCAAGCGATAATAAACGGGAAAAAAGAATTCAATTAACAGAGGCAGGAAGAGAAATTTATATCACCTGCATACACCATGTCAGTGAATTTGAAGAAAAAGTAATGTCAAGTGTATCAGAGGATGAAATAAAAATTATGATGAAGATATTTGGCAAAATGCAGCATCAATTACAGCATGAATAAGGACGTGACTACAAATGGAGAAACCAAGACTTTGGACAAAAAACTTCCTATTAATCTCTTCAGCTAATTTATTTATCTTTTTAACATTTTACAGCTTAATGGTTACTTTAACACTTTATACAATTACTACTTTTCATACGAGCCAAAGTATAGCCGGACTCGCTTCAAGTATATTTGTTATCGGAGCTGTGCTAGTTAGGCCTATTGCTGGCAAAAGAATTGCCCTGGTCGGTGCAAAAAAAATGCTTACGATCAGTCTAGCCTTATTTTTAGCAGCAACTATTCTCTATTTTATGGCGTCGAGCCTTGCACTCTTACTAATCGTTCGATTAATCCACGGTATTTCATTTGGTTTCGCATCAACCGCTACAGGAACACTTGTGGCTGAAATATTACCTTTATCCAGAAGAGGGGAAGGTATGGGATATTTCGCGATGAGTACAAACCTGGCAATGGCTATTGGACCATTTCTAGGCTTAATGATCAGCAATTCCTTTTCTTATACAATTGTCTTTTCGGTTGCCGTTGTCTTTGCTTCGTTAAGTTTCATCTTCACGCTCTTCTTGAATGTTCCAAAGATGCAATTTACAGCTGAGCAAGTCAAGTCGATGAAAGGTCATAAAATAAGTGACTACTTTGAGCTGGCCGCACTGCCTATTGCTATTACAGCTGGGGTCATTGGATTTACATATTCCAGTATATTATCTTATTTAACTTCCTATTCTCAGGAGCTTAATTTAGTATCGACAGCAGGCTTCTTCTTTGTCATGTATTCTATTTGTCTAATACTGACGCGTCCATTTACGGGAAAATGGTTTGATATATACGGTGAAAATACAGTAATCTACCCCTCTCTAATTTTATACACAATCGGGTTGATCGTTTTAAGTCAGACAAGCCACAGTATTACATTGCTTTTAGCAGGCGCTATAATCGGTGTAGGGCTTGGCACTTTTCAATCCAGTGCACAAACTGTAGCAATCAAAATGACGTCTCCCCACCGGATTGGGCTCGCCACCTCCACATTCTTTGTCATGTATGACATTGGGATCGGGATCGGACCATTTGTTCAAGGATTTTATATTCCGGTTTCCGGTTATAGTGGGCTTTATTTAACAATGGCTGTTATCTCGTTTATAGCTATAGGCCTTTATTATGTAGCTCATGGTAAAAAAGCTACTCAAGCTTCAAGAGTTACTCAATATTAATTGAAAAAGTATCGATTCAGCTTATTCATAGCTTGCTTGAATCGATTTTTTCTATAAATGATGTTATTAACCATTCATCTGTATTCAATCAAGTCTTTTACATGCTTATTTCAATAAAAAAAGCTCAAAACAGCCATTTATTAGCCAAACAGATAAGAAATAATCTTATTCTATAGCTTTCTTTGAATATAATTGAGCGATTTTCCATAATAATTGAGCGAAAACAGCACTTAATTGAGGCGATTTCCCCTTTCCATATTTTTTAGTTATATAGCATACATCTCCCTAACTATTAAAATAGGATAAGCGCCTAAACGTATTGTATTTCTTTATCTCCATAACAAAAGCTGTCCAATCAGTTACTCGGTTGAATGATTGGACAGCTTTAAAATTCACTTTATGTTTCTGCAAGATTCCCGTTCAATAAATTGTGTTGCAACCGTCACTCTCTTTGGAAATGTGTTTGGATCCTTTATCTTTTCAATTAAACTTTTTGTTGCTTCAATACCAAGGCGAGATATATGTATTTCTATTGATGTCAGTGGCGGTCTCGAATGCTGAGAAAGAATTTGGTTATTAAAGCCGATAATGGAAAGGTCTCTTGGTACATGGATATTGAGTTTTTCCAAATAACTTAATATTTCATATCCGGTCAAATCATCTTGGGCAATGATAGCTGTTGGCATGGGATTGTAGTTAATTAGATTCTTTAGTGATTCAAAACCTTTATCATTAAATTGATGTTCGTCAATCAGATAATCCCTGCAAAATGGTAGTCCACTCTCTTCCAGCGCCTCCCTGTATCCTTTTAAACGATCAATCGTAACAGCAAAGTTTTCATTTCCTCCAATAAATGCAATATTCTTGTGTCCCATCTCTATCAAATACTTTGTAACATCTTTAGCAACTGTCACATTATCATTATCCACATAGGTAATACTTTTTTCATGCATCAAGGGTCTTCCAATTACGATGAATGGGAAATTAACTTGCTTTAAAAACTCAATCACTTCATCATTTTTACGTGAATACAAGAGTATTAACCCGTCGACCCTTTTTCCTTGAACCATGGAAACAACTTCTTCATAGATACCTTCTTGAGTAAAACTGGTTGATAAATACAAACCATATTTTTGTTCATTCGCACTTCGGCTAATGCCACGTAGAACGACTGAGAAGAAAGGATTTTTAAATGCTTGATAGGCAGTGTCAGGCATAATTACTCCTATAGCCTGTGTACTTTTCCCAGCTAAGCTTTGAGCCTGAAAATTAGGGGTATACCCCATCAGATTCATGATTTCCCGGACTCTCCGTTTTGTTTGAAGACTGATATGCGGGCTATCTTTCAGGACTCTTGACACAGTTGACGGTGCTACATTCGCTTCTCGAGCAACATCTTTAATTGTTACATCCATCAGAGCCACCCCTCAATTCGTAAATCCTATTTCACTGCACCTTCAGCTACCCCTTTAATAATTTGTTTTTGTGCAAAGAAATATCCAATGATGACAGGAATAATGGCTAAAGTTAACCCGGCTAGAGCAAGATGCCATTGTTTTGTATATTCCCCAAAGAAGAAGAACATTTTCAATGGAAGAGTCTGCATTCCTTCCTGGTTGATGACAAGGGACGGCAATAGATAGTCATTCCAAATCCAGATCGTATTTAAAATACCGACTGTAATAGAAATTGGTTTTAGCATTGGGAAGATAATATGCCAGAAGATTTGCCATTTGTTAGCTCCATCTATAGTAGCCGCTTCATCAAGCGATTGGGATATACTTTTTAATGTTCCATGATACAAGAAAATCGACAAGCTGCAACCAAAGCCAATATACATAAAGATTAAGCCAGCACGATTCAGCATTTCAAATTTCCCAAATACCGTAATTAATGGAATCATGACGGATTGGAAAGGAATCAGCATAGCTGCCACGAAAATAAAGAATAAAAACGTACTCATCTTACTTTTATTCCGTGAGAGAGCATATGCAGCCATTGAAGAAAAGATAATAATCAGACCTACACTTACAACTGTAATTAACACGGAATTAAATAGTGTTTTCAAGAAATCCAGTTGTTCGTACGCCTCCACATAGTTGTCAAAATTAAATGCTTCCGGAAGGCTTAAGACATTCGTAAACATTTCTTTTTTTGTTTTAAGCGAATTAACAATCATGATATAGAAAGGGGAGAGCCAAATTAAGGCTAATACAATCCCAGTTATTTCTAAGGGCCAGTTATGCTTTCTGCGCATTACAATTCAACCTCCCTTTTCTTGTTGATATATACTTGTGTCAAGCTGATAGATGCGACAATCAAGAAAAAGATAACTGCTTTTGCAGAGGCATAAGCCATATCGCTTTCCTTAAATGCAGTCTGGAATATTTCCATGGCGACCATTTGTGTGGAGTTATAAGGTCCCCCAGCTGTTAAGCTTAAGTTTTGATCATATAATTTAAACGTATTGGACAGCGTCAAGAACATACTAACGGTAAATGCCGGTGCTACGAGCGGGAATATGATTGCGCGTAGTTTTTGGAAATAGCTCGCCCCGTCAATCTCGGCAGCTTCAGTTAATTCTTCTGGAACACCCTCAAGAT
Coding sequences:
- the cydB gene encoding cytochrome d ubiquinol oxidase subunit II; this encodes MSLNELWFILVAVLFIGFFILEGFDFGVGMSTRFLARNQKERDQLVSTIGPFWDANEVWLITAGGAIFAAFPEWYATMFSGYYLPFVLFLLALIVRGVAFEFRHKVHEKWISFWDWMIFVGSIIPAFVLGVLFTSLVRGMPIDASKNMYASFGDYFDPYSIVGGIAMIVLCLVHGLTFIGIRTEGQIRDRARSLVSKIYLILLAGLIVFAVLTYTMTDLFEVRPLATPLFLLGAVVTTVLGYVFSAKKREALAFTMTASTMLFTVTMLFVGLFPRVMVSSISSEYNLTILNASSGPYTLKVMTIVALILLPFVLGYQIWSYYVFRKRISDKEPVSH
- the cydD gene encoding thiol reductant ABC exporter subunit CydD yields the protein MNKEILTIKGIKSTMTFLFVISLLQGIAIIIQAIYLAEGITNLFNGEKLSEQLIPFLLFVLAFLVRHLLTFIRDKWMDRFASESGTAMRKELLKKLFELGPRFTQSEGTGSLVTMALEGVSQVETYLKLFLPKMMSMFLIPLLIVGFMLTLDLTSAGIVIIVLPILLFFMAMLGIAAKRKADKQYESYQVLSNHFVDSLRGLETLRLLGLSKKYDRNIKNVSERYRKATMGTLRIAFLSTFALDFFTSLSVAIVALFLGVRLMEGAILLGPALTVLILAPEYFLPIRDFGTDYHATLDGKNSMSAIQRIINWPLDLKQKQNTTFSTWSNQDSLTISNLTVQHMESNQSALNDLSFSWKGYGKIGIIGASGAGKSTLIDVLGGFLNPTSCTVTINNHSYSSFKEMSWQDQLLYIPQHPYLFNDTVRNNITFYTPNASEEEIQLAIDRAGLKEVVDSLPNGLDEQIGESGRMLSGGQEQRVALARAFLDKNRKILLFDEPTAHLDIETEYELKQNIVPLFDDHLVFFATHRLHWMTDMDQIIVLDQGRIVEIGSHEELLKKEGHYYQLIKEHLGGNEVHHG
- the cydC gene encoding thiol reductant ABC exporter subunit CydC — encoded protein: MAKKKDSISILNNSWVGPYLSQNKWLLTIVIVLGVGTFFSAGALMFTSGYLISKSATLPENILLVYVPIVLVRLFGVSRPAFRYAERLSSHSLVLKILSSMRVRLYRALEPDALDFKSRYKTGDLLGVMADDIEHLQDLYIKTIFPSIISIGLYMLIVLALGFFSIPFALLMFLLLFVLIILFPLVSLLVTRARHAQMKNARNGLYQSLTDAVMGIGDWMISGRQSDFIERYEKDEKKVDVLEAKINLFQRKRNFLFQAVILVIIVALACWITLQVEAGQFSPIWIAAFILVVFPLVDAFAPLSDAVSQVSSYKSSLERMNGLQEEKELIGLTNNENTSEFDDLKAQTALPITFNQISFSYSSIDEKVLNNLNFTIQPGEKIAMLGKSGAGKSTIVKLLLGAYKPNQGKISIGNKDISLLDSRITSFISVLHQKPHLFDTTVMNNIRLGNPNACDEEVYEAAKLVRMHDYIESLPNGYQTRMHELGGRFSGGERQRIALARILLQKNPIVILDEPTVGLDSQTERSLLETIFKTLNGKTMIWITHHLMGVEKMDRVLFLQDGEISMNGSHEELLQMMPHYTKLYKLDMPQLNN
- a CDS encoding cation diffusion facilitator family transporter, with protein sequence MGELFQLLKKGNTSAITAAIVNLVISIIKGAAYMFTGNVALFAETLHSLGDSANQFFVFIGSALSKKAPTERFPNGFGRLVNLVLLGAVLIVGIMSYETIKEGYMHILHPSESSYFWVSIGVLAISVILEVFVLVKAMKEIMHEVGVEAKGLSFLYKSFTYFGKAKPATRLVFLEDLVATSGGVLAIIAIVISHLTNLHAAEGIASILIGMMMLFVVGKVFFDNAAGALGEADELMEQYIGDLVLLDKDIKDVQKVVVIKEGEDFHVEVCVEIDLSLTVADMDDIKDRLKKQILAEKGVVDVMIEFDEDDGLVNWNQAEKLPAE
- a CDS encoding MarR family winged helix-turn-helix transcriptional regulator; protein product: MSISGHQYFFHQYLQTARLFTKRLNDQLAKHDLFHSQWAIIYYLKHYGPSTLVDISNYLNVEKPTITRTVTRLQERDIIEQIPSDNKREKRIQLTEAGREIYITCIHHVSEFEEKVMSSVSEDEIKIMMKIFGKMQHQLQHE
- a CDS encoding MFS transporter → MEKPRLWTKNFLLISSANLFIFLTFYSLMVTLTLYTITTFHTSQSIAGLASSIFVIGAVLVRPIAGKRIALVGAKKMLTISLALFLAATILYFMASSLALLLIVRLIHGISFGFASTATGTLVAEILPLSRRGEGMGYFAMSTNLAMAIGPFLGLMISNSFSYTIVFSVAVVFASLSFIFTLFLNVPKMQFTAEQVKSMKGHKISDYFELAALPIAITAGVIGFTYSSILSYLTSYSQELNLVSTAGFFFVMYSICLILTRPFTGKWFDIYGENTVIYPSLILYTIGLIVLSQTSHSITLLLAGAIIGVGLGTFQSSAQTVAIKMTSPHRIGLATSTFFVMYDIGIGIGPFVQGFYIPVSGYSGLYLTMAVISFIAIGLYYVAHGKKATQASRVTQY
- a CDS encoding LacI family DNA-binding transcriptional regulator, which encodes MDVTIKDVAREANVAPSTVSRVLKDSPHISLQTKRRVREIMNLMGYTPNFQAQSLAGKSTQAIGVIMPDTAYQAFKNPFFSVVLRGISRSANEQKYGLYLSTSFTQEGIYEEVVSMVQGKRVDGLILLYSRKNDEVIEFLKQVNFPFIVIGRPLMHEKSITYVDNDNVTVAKDVTKYLIEMGHKNIAFIGGNENFAVTIDRLKGYREALEESGLPFCRDYLIDEHQFNDKGFESLKNLINYNPMPTAIIAQDDLTGYEILSYLEKLNIHVPRDLSIIGFNNQILSQHSRPPLTSIEIHISRLGIEATKSLIEKIKDPNTFPKRVTVATQFIERESCRNIK
- a CDS encoding carbohydrate ABC transporter permease — protein: MRRKHNWPLEITGIVLALIWLSPFYIMIVNSLKTKKEMFTNVLSLPEAFNFDNYVEAYEQLDFLKTLFNSVLITVVSVGLIIIFSSMAAYALSRNKSKMSTFLFFIFVAAMLIPFQSVMIPLITVFGKFEMLNRAGLIFMYIGFGCSLSIFLYHGTLKSISQSLDEAATIDGANKWQIFWHIIFPMLKPISITVGILNTIWIWNDYLLPSLVINQEGMQTLPLKMFFFFGEYTKQWHLALAGLTLAIIPVIIGYFFAQKQIIKGVAEGAVK